One window of Chryseobacterium indologenes genomic DNA carries:
- a CDS encoding phosphocholine-specific phospholipase C yields the protein MNRREFLEKSSLLLAGLGTSSVLHPSILKALAIDPAAQSTFYDAEHVVILMQENRSFDHAFGALKGVRGFLDKRAFVKQDGHSVFFQKNDDGKYASPARLDLRNTKSTWMSSLPHSWADQQKALNKGKYDQWLQAKASGNKDYKNIPLTLGYYNREDLPFYYQLADAFTIFDQYFCSSLTGTTPNRLFLWSGTLREQQNGKVKANVVNENIDYDKARQAKWKSFPEILEQQNVSWRIYQNEISLPKGMSGEQEAWLSNFTDNPIEWFSKFNVKFSKGYYQNIPNIIAYLKQEIEKNPKQKERLESMLSEVQEDQVKYHPDNYSKLSKEEKNLHEKAFTTNVNDPDYWKLEIGKDENGERLVVPEGDVLFQFRKDVEEKKLPLVSWLVAPEHFSDHPGSPWYGAWYISEVLNILTKDPETWKKTIFIINYDENDGYFDHVLPFSPPVNPSQPVDMNGKEGVEYVDQSQEYMSDPSLKNYEKIEGTVGLGYRVPMIIASPWTKGGFVNSEVSDHTSVLQFLENFIMKKYKKNVHVDNISDWRRAICGDLTSAFNSSSVKAPQMNYLDQKEYAKTINAAKNKPVPDLKWYSENELNANLLEIQERGLKPSNPLPYHFHVNLEGGQIKMTNLKENGVPLLIYDRTQFDSTHYHFSYALYSKQELSHAVHSGTYDYEIFGPNGFFRKFKGNNISELEVILVNMTSKNQVELIIRTHKKKNISIHLEDLYGKTKKTIILQKPEEKIIIDLDKNKGWYDLKLTLNDCLWHFTGRVETGKVSVTDPHWA from the coding sequence ATGAACAGAAGAGAATTTTTAGAGAAATCAAGTCTTTTATTAGCGGGATTAGGAACATCAAGTGTCCTGCACCCTTCCATTTTAAAAGCTCTGGCCATTGATCCGGCTGCCCAGTCTACATTTTATGATGCAGAGCATGTGGTCATCCTGATGCAGGAAAACCGTTCATTTGATCATGCATTCGGTGCGCTCAAAGGAGTGAGAGGCTTTTTGGATAAAAGAGCATTTGTAAAACAGGATGGGCATTCTGTTTTCTTTCAAAAGAATGATGACGGAAAATACGCATCTCCTGCCCGACTGGATTTAAGAAACACAAAATCAACATGGATGAGCTCACTTCCTCATTCATGGGCTGATCAGCAAAAAGCATTGAACAAGGGAAAATATGACCAATGGCTTCAGGCTAAAGCTTCAGGAAATAAAGATTACAAAAATATTCCGCTGACACTAGGATATTATAACCGTGAAGACCTTCCGTTTTATTATCAGCTGGCAGATGCATTTACCATATTCGATCAGTATTTCTGTTCTTCACTTACCGGAACTACTCCGAACAGATTATTCCTTTGGTCCGGAACGTTGAGAGAGCAGCAGAACGGAAAAGTAAAGGCCAATGTTGTGAATGAAAATATCGATTATGATAAAGCAAGACAGGCCAAATGGAAAAGTTTCCCGGAAATTTTGGAACAGCAGAATGTTTCGTGGAGAATTTATCAGAATGAAATCAGTCTTCCAAAAGGAATGTCCGGAGAACAGGAAGCGTGGTTAAGTAATTTTACGGATAACCCTATTGAATGGTTTTCAAAATTCAACGTTAAATTTTCAAAAGGATATTATCAGAATATTCCTAATATCATAGCGTATCTGAAACAGGAGATTGAAAAAAATCCTAAACAGAAAGAAAGGCTGGAAAGCATGCTCTCAGAAGTTCAGGAAGATCAGGTAAAATATCATCCGGATAATTATTCAAAACTATCAAAAGAGGAAAAAAACCTTCACGAAAAAGCCTTCACTACTAATGTAAATGACCCGGATTACTGGAAACTGGAAATCGGAAAGGATGAAAACGGAGAAAGACTGGTGGTTCCTGAAGGTGACGTTCTGTTCCAGTTCCGAAAAGATGTGGAGGAGAAAAAACTTCCGCTGGTTTCCTGGCTGGTAGCTCCGGAACATTTCTCAGACCATCCGGGATCACCATGGTACGGTGCATGGTATATTTCTGAGGTTTTGAATATTCTTACCAAAGATCCTGAAACCTGGAAAAAAACAATTTTTATCATCAATTACGATGAAAACGACGGATATTTTGATCATGTACTACCCTTTTCACCACCTGTAAATCCAAGCCAGCCCGTTGATATGAACGGAAAAGAAGGAGTGGAATATGTGGATCAATCCCAGGAGTATATGTCTGATCCTTCTTTAAAAAATTATGAAAAAATTGAAGGAACGGTTGGATTAGGCTACAGAGTTCCGATGATCATCGCTTCACCATGGACAAAAGGAGGTTTTGTAAATTCTGAAGTATCAGATCACACTTCCGTCCTGCAATTTCTGGAGAATTTCATCATGAAAAAATATAAGAAAAATGTTCATGTTGATAATATCAGTGACTGGAGAAGAGCAATATGCGGAGATCTTACGTCTGCCTTCAATTCTTCCAGTGTAAAGGCTCCACAGATGAATTATCTGGATCAGAAAGAATACGCTAAAACCATTAATGCAGCTAAAAACAAACCTGTTCCGGATCTGAAATGGTATTCTGAAAATGAACTTAACGCTAATTTACTGGAGATTCAGGAAAGAGGTTTGAAACCCTCAAATCCGCTTCCGTATCATTTCCATGTCAATTTGGAAGGTGGGCAGATTAAAATGACCAATTTAAAAGAGAATGGGGTTCCATTGTTAATCTATGACAGAACTCAATTCGATAGTACTCATTATCATTTTTCATATGCCTTATATTCAAAACAAGAACTATCCCATGCTGTACATTCCGGAACTTATGATTACGAAATTTTCGGTCCCAATGGCTTTTTCAGGAAATTCAAAGGGAATAATATTTCTGAATTAGAGGTGATTTTGGTTAATATGACCTCAAAAAATCAGGTTGAACTGATTATCAGAACTCATAAGAAGAAAAATATTTCCATCCATCTGGAAGATTTATACGGAAAGACTAAAAAAACAATCATCTTGCAAAAACCGGAAGAAAAAATTATTATCGATCTTGATAAAAATAAAGGCTGGTATGATTTGAAATTAACGTTGAATGATTGTCTATGGCATTTTACCGGAAGAGTAGAGACAGGAAAGGTTTCTGTTACTGATCCGCATTGGGCTTAA
- a CDS encoding WxL protein host-binding domain-containing protein, with amino-acid sequence MIKRILLLITLILQFSFLHAGIVILNGLTHSYKIENGKVYKGKVAIENTSNNPQSVKLFLQDFAYHADGTINYSALRTNKRTNGEWIKLNTNLITLKGKEKTEVFYEITVPNQNRDPGSYWSVIIVEPVEDIKPSDNKPGVNITSVIRYAIQVITDFETEKAKPDLKFESVKVEKLEGKQTVKIAVANNGNLYCKPTTAIEIYNRKTGEKIGTYSSLTMGLLPDTSKTFYIDISKIPPDKYKAAIIATDEEENAFALNVELEVKND; translated from the coding sequence ATGATAAAGCGTATTCTTCTGTTGATCACCTTGATTTTGCAGTTTAGCTTTTTACATGCCGGCATTGTGATTCTCAATGGACTTACACATTCTTACAAAATTGAAAACGGAAAGGTTTACAAGGGAAAAGTAGCCATTGAAAACACAAGCAATAATCCTCAGAGTGTAAAATTATTTTTACAGGACTTTGCTTACCATGCTGACGGAACGATCAATTATTCGGCTTTGCGTACAAATAAACGGACCAATGGAGAATGGATTAAACTCAATACCAACCTGATTACCCTGAAAGGTAAGGAGAAAACTGAGGTTTTTTATGAGATTACAGTTCCCAATCAAAACAGAGATCCCGGAAGCTATTGGAGTGTCATTATTGTAGAGCCGGTAGAGGATATAAAACCCAGCGACAATAAACCGGGAGTAAACATCACTTCTGTTATACGTTACGCTATTCAGGTCATTACAGATTTTGAGACGGAAAAGGCCAAACCGGACCTTAAGTTTGAAAGTGTAAAAGTAGAAAAACTGGAAGGGAAACAAACCGTCAAAATTGCCGTAGCCAATAATGGTAATCTTTACTGCAAACCTACAACAGCCATTGAAATCTATAACCGTAAAACAGGTGAAAAAATAGGAACGTATTCCAGTTTAACAATGGGACTGTTGCCTGATACCTCCAAAACATTTTACATCGATATCAGTAAAATACCACCGGACAAATACAAAGCCGCCATAATAGCTACGGATGAAGAGGAGAATGCATTTGCACTCAATGTGGAATTAGAAGTAAAAAATGATTAG
- a CDS encoding SusD/RagB family nutrient-binding outer membrane lipoprotein gives MKKYILSFFTIGLLCTSCNDFEDINNNPFAVDASKAEPEYFLNNSILGAQQDPNIAERVFVLYWKTAARQHLSTGIAGGTYDDSWTSEYWKYVSDWLNNANAAIQLANEKKAAGQGKPYYNNVIQISRIWRAYLMSEFSDNFGPQPIQAFQGTNPTFNSEKEVYYFILEELKDAVAKMETTQGVPSNANAYDMVYGFNWTQWVKYANSMRMRIAMRIAEVDPSKAKTEFEAAANSNMFIATSADNFKVAEKPGWDALTGVMSREWNSQILSATLNNLYIGLGGVNSTDQLPAAQHAQVKASDYIGIKYDQQFTTMTNDPSAGYWLDGLPNKIDPRAYKTFYIPGDLTSPVYSLYPTYTNQATTNHGDLTFEDNSKITINTVNTWNAYTIGNWGVKGQRNGLRNVVGCMPALGKQYRESKNSRIFFASWETYFLLAEAALKGWSVPMGDEAAYNKGIQESFAYNGVSQFYGQYIASTDYNRDGTSVSYSHITEPGVSHTMKYKDPVSGNLVSVEIKYPVNTIYKNGSVKNDKLTKIITQKYIANMPWLPLESWSDQRRLGLPFFENPAIEAPLPNLPNLSSGNYMTNSIQNFPQRLRYPSTFRNTDQSGYDKAVQLLGGADAVLTPLWWAKH, from the coding sequence ATGAAAAAATATATATTATCATTTTTTACGATTGGTTTACTATGTACTTCATGTAATGATTTTGAAGACATCAATAATAACCCGTTTGCCGTAGACGCTAGTAAGGCAGAACCTGAATATTTCTTAAATAATTCAATTCTCGGTGCTCAGCAGGATCCTAATATCGCAGAACGTGTTTTTGTTTTATACTGGAAAACGGCAGCCAGACAGCATTTATCAACGGGAATTGCAGGGGGAACTTACGACGATTCCTGGACTTCCGAATACTGGAAATACGTTTCAGATTGGCTGAATAATGCGAATGCGGCCATTCAATTGGCTAATGAAAAAAAAGCGGCCGGGCAGGGAAAACCTTATTATAATAATGTCATTCAGATTTCCAGAATCTGGAGAGCTTATTTAATGAGTGAATTTTCGGATAATTTCGGACCTCAACCTATTCAGGCTTTTCAGGGAACGAATCCTACTTTCAATTCTGAAAAAGAAGTGTATTATTTTATTTTGGAAGAATTAAAAGATGCAGTCGCAAAAATGGAGACAACCCAAGGAGTACCATCCAATGCTAATGCCTATGATATGGTGTATGGTTTTAACTGGACTCAGTGGGTTAAATATGCCAATTCTATGAGGATGAGAATTGCCATGAGAATTGCCGAAGTAGATCCTTCAAAAGCAAAAACAGAATTTGAAGCAGCGGCTAATTCAAATATGTTTATCGCTACAAGTGCAGATAATTTTAAAGTGGCTGAAAAACCGGGATGGGATGCATTAACAGGTGTAATGTCCAGAGAATGGAACTCTCAAATTTTATCAGCAACCCTTAATAATTTATACATTGGCTTGGGAGGAGTAAATTCTACAGACCAATTACCAGCGGCTCAACATGCACAGGTAAAGGCATCTGATTATATTGGTATAAAATATGATCAACAGTTCACTACAATGACCAATGACCCAAGTGCAGGCTACTGGTTGGACGGATTACCTAATAAAATCGACCCAAGAGCATATAAAACATTCTATATTCCGGGGGATCTTACAAGCCCGGTTTACTCATTGTATCCGACGTATACCAATCAAGCAACTACAAATCACGGAGATCTTACGTTTGAAGACAATTCTAAAATAACAATAAATACCGTAAATACCTGGAATGCCTATACCATTGGAAACTGGGGAGTAAAAGGACAGAGAAACGGCTTAAGAAATGTAGTAGGATGTATGCCGGCATTGGGTAAGCAGTATCGGGAAAGTAAAAATTCAAGAATATTTTTTGCAAGCTGGGAAACTTATTTCCTTTTGGCGGAAGCTGCACTGAAAGGCTGGTCAGTTCCGATGGGTGATGAAGCTGCCTATAACAAGGGAATTCAGGAAAGTTTTGCTTATAATGGAGTTTCACAATTCTATGGTCAGTATATTGCTTCAACAGATTATAACCGTGATGGTACTTCTGTTTCTTATAGTCATATTACAGAACCGGGAGTAAGTCACACGATGAAATATAAAGATCCTGTAAGTGGGAATTTAGTTTCTGTTGAAATTAAATATCCTGTGAATACCATTTATAAGAATGGATCGGTAAAGAATGATAAACTGACAAAAATTATTACCCAGAAATATATTGCCAATATGCCTTGGTTGCCATTAGAATCCTGGAGTGATCAGAGGAGACTCGGGCTGCCGTTTTTTGAAAACCCAGCCATTGAAGCTCCATTGCCCAATCTTCCTAATCTGAGTTCAGGAAACTATATGACGAATTCTATTCAGAATTTCCCTCAGAGATTAAGATATCCAAGTACCTTCAGAAATACGGATCAGTCCGGATATGATAAAGCTGTACAATTACTTGGCGGTGCAGATGCTGTACTGACTCCTCTTTGGTGGGCCAAACATTAA
- a CDS encoding SusC/RagA family TonB-linked outer membrane protein codes for MKKTIFKVGLLQSLFFFGGLYAQSDSTKASKIDEVVVTAYGVKKEKKALGYSFQDVKGQTLVDAKENNITNALAGKVAGLQVIKGGFGPGSSSKINLRGFNSFTGDNQPLIVVDGIPLSNSLGSKVKQNGKDSNNDFWNPDLDMGNGLSDINPDDIESLSVLKGGAASALYGSRGGNGVILITTKTGKRKGGLGITYSTSLGFENIFMKPDLQHSFAQGSNGLVNPPGTDNTTSWGPAFEGSNMTVHDNLKNFFKTGTTAQHTLSFQENIGEGSSLYTSANYLNNNNQIPNSKYERFNFMAKMNSNFGANKRWTTEVKAQYMSVKGTNRPSAGQGDGNYYPRILLMPQNIDVRDYREGQMQNGVTSRWITSNGVNPYWTAYNALNADKKDRFLLNGYLKYQFNNWLSADVRLGTDFYSLNNDARVWTGSGRNNSYSTGQEKFYENNYIISLNAKKDNIVGKWGGSLSVYGQMMESRDKALYFSTQNLILPNVFSTSNTSDLASVTTTEVDMWKKINSVFAAAEINYDGYWFLNATARNDWSSTLNINNRSYFYSSVSTSLVLTDMLKKLNGTTLNALTFAKLRAAYAVVGNSLPPQSLNNTYIASTDPNGHIVLARNKILFNPDLHAEKLKTFEVGADMKFFDRVSLDISYFNNNATDQLIAIPINPLSGYERMMINSGGLHNKGFEFVLNTDIFKKESFVWNVNANFSTLKSNIDKIDGIVSKYPLSGFDNVAFFAEVGKPYGAIYGTKFLRVEDTSSPHYGKLIVDQNGLPQATSDQYYLGDQTPRALFGFTNSFVYKNIGLSFLIDGRIGGKFFSATQAALQANGLAADTAPGGRRDNMILDAVVQGNSGYTTNTKEITQQDYWGAVTSGNLGITEQNIYDATNIRLRNIQLTYSFPKSIFQKLALQSAKVAFTANNVWMIYSKAKGIDPESVFAINSNATGFENLAFPTSRSYLFTITLGF; via the coding sequence ATGAAAAAAACCATTTTTAAGGTTGGACTGCTCCAATCCTTATTCTTTTTCGGTGGATTGTATGCACAAAGCGATTCAACTAAAGCGTCAAAGATTGACGAAGTAGTTGTTACAGCTTATGGTGTAAAAAAAGAAAAAAAAGCGCTTGGATATTCTTTCCAGGATGTGAAAGGCCAAACACTTGTCGATGCTAAAGAAAATAACATAACTAATGCATTAGCAGGTAAGGTTGCCGGATTACAAGTTATTAAAGGAGGTTTTGGACCTGGTTCTTCTTCCAAAATTAATCTGCGGGGGTTTAATTCTTTTACAGGAGATAATCAGCCCCTTATTGTAGTGGATGGAATTCCGTTAAGTAATAGCTTAGGGTCAAAGGTTAAGCAGAATGGAAAAGACTCTAATAACGATTTCTGGAATCCGGATCTTGATATGGGTAATGGTTTAAGTGATATCAATCCCGATGACATTGAAAGCCTTTCCGTTTTAAAAGGTGGTGCTGCTTCTGCTCTTTATGGTTCCAGAGGTGGAAACGGAGTTATTTTGATTACTACAAAAACCGGCAAAAGAAAAGGAGGATTAGGAATTACATATTCTACAAGCTTAGGCTTTGAAAATATTTTTATGAAACCTGATTTGCAGCATAGTTTCGCACAAGGAAGTAATGGGTTGGTCAATCCACCAGGGACCGACAATACAACTTCATGGGGACCCGCTTTTGAAGGATCAAACATGACGGTCCATGATAACTTAAAAAACTTTTTTAAGACAGGAACTACCGCACAGCATACATTGAGCTTTCAGGAGAATATAGGTGAAGGATCAAGCTTGTACACTTCTGCTAATTATTTAAACAATAATAACCAGATTCCGAACTCAAAATATGAGAGGTTCAATTTTATGGCAAAAATGAATTCTAACTTTGGGGCTAATAAAAGATGGACTACTGAGGTGAAAGCTCAATATATGAGTGTTAAAGGTACAAACAGACCTTCTGCAGGACAGGGTGATGGTAATTACTACCCAAGAATCCTTCTGATGCCTCAAAATATTGATGTAAGAGATTACCGTGAGGGACAGATGCAAAATGGAGTAACGTCGCGCTGGATAACCTCCAATGGAGTTAATCCTTATTGGACAGCTTATAATGCATTGAACGCTGATAAAAAAGACAGGTTTTTATTAAACGGTTATCTTAAATATCAATTTAATAACTGGTTGAGCGCAGATGTGAGGCTAGGGACAGATTTCTATTCTTTAAACAATGATGCAAGGGTTTGGACGGGATCTGGCCGTAATAATTCTTACTCTACCGGTCAGGAAAAGTTTTATGAGAATAATTATATTATAAGTCTTAATGCTAAAAAAGATAATATTGTTGGTAAATGGGGAGGATCACTTTCTGTCTATGGGCAAATGATGGAAAGCAGGGATAAGGCACTATACTTTTCCACACAAAATCTTATTCTTCCCAATGTTTTCAGCACATCTAATACGAGTGATCTTGCTTCTGTTACGACGACTGAAGTTGATATGTGGAAAAAAATTAATTCAGTATTTGCTGCTGCTGAAATTAATTATGACGGATATTGGTTTCTGAATGCTACGGCAAGAAATGATTGGTCTTCTACTTTGAATATCAATAACAGGTCTTATTTTTATTCTTCCGTGAGTACTTCACTAGTTTTGACAGATATGCTGAAAAAATTAAATGGTACAACTTTAAATGCCTTAACATTTGCTAAGCTCCGTGCAGCTTACGCTGTTGTGGGTAACTCTTTACCTCCTCAAAGCTTAAACAACACATATATCGCTTCCACTGATCCAAACGGACATATTGTACTTGCAAGAAATAAAATACTTTTTAATCCGGATTTACATGCGGAAAAGCTTAAAACTTTTGAAGTCGGTGCAGACATGAAGTTTTTTGACAGAGTGTCTCTGGATATAAGTTATTTTAATAATAATGCTACTGATCAGCTTATAGCTATTCCGATAAATCCACTTTCCGGATATGAAAGAATGATGATTAATTCAGGAGGGCTGCATAACAAAGGGTTTGAATTCGTATTGAATACGGATATTTTTAAGAAGGAAAGTTTTGTGTGGAATGTCAATGCCAATTTTTCAACCCTAAAAAGTAACATCGATAAAATTGATGGTATTGTTTCAAAATACCCTTTATCAGGTTTTGATAACGTTGCTTTTTTTGCAGAAGTAGGAAAACCTTACGGAGCGATTTATGGAACAAAATTCTTAAGAGTAGAAGATACGAGCAGCCCTCATTACGGAAAGCTTATTGTGGATCAAAATGGATTACCGCAGGCTACTTCTGATCAATATTATCTGGGAGATCAAACGCCGAGAGCTTTGTTTGGTTTTACAAACAGCTTTGTTTATAAAAATATTGGACTTTCATTTTTAATTGACGGAAGAATCGGAGGTAAATTTTTCTCTGCTACACAAGCTGCATTACAAGCGAATGGACTTGCTGCAGACACTGCCCCCGGAGGAAGACGTGATAATATGATTTTGGATGCAGTAGTACAAGGAAATAGCGGTTACACAACAAATACCAAAGAAATTACTCAACAGGATTATTGGGGAGCTGTAACATCTGGAAATTTAGGAATTACAGAACAAAATATTTATGATGCTACCAATATTCGTTTAAGAAATATTCAGCTGACCTACAGTTTCCCTAAAAGTATTTTCCAGAAACTAGCCTTACAGAGCGCTAAGGTTGCTTTTACGGCAAATAACGTATGGATGATCTATAGCAAAGCAAAAGGAATTGATCCGGAATCTGTATTCGCAATTAATTCTAATGCTACAGGATTTGAAAACCTTGCTTTTCCTACTTCAAGATCTTATTTATTTACAATCACTTTAGGCTTTTAA